A window of Podarcis muralis chromosome 10, rPodMur119.hap1.1, whole genome shotgun sequence genomic DNA:
TAAGCAAGTGTTCCTGCCCTGACAGACGGCAACAACTTTAGtattacattaaaggtaaaggtaaagggacccctgaccattaggtccagtcgtggccgactctggggttgcggtgctcatctcgctttattggctgagagagccggcgtacagcttccgggtcatgtggccagcatgactaagccgcttctggcaaagcagagcagcgcacggaaacgccgtttaccttcccgctggagcggtccctatttatctacttgcactttgacgtgctttcaaactgctaggttggcaggagcagggaccgaacaacgggagctcaccccgtcgcggggattcgaaccaccaaccttctgatcagcaagtcctaggctctgtggtttaacccacagtgccattatTTCGCTTAATTAAGGAGTAGACATGCTTTTTCTGTACTGGCTCATCATGTTCTTCCTTTCACATTTCATAACCACAAGGGGGACTCAGTACTATTCCGGACCTCGTTGATTTTCTATGGAGCTTTTATCCTGTGTTTGTAAGTTCTAGAAATCAATGTGTGGATGGctacttttatatatttttgattTAGCATTCATTTCTTCTAGCGTTCAAGAGCAAGTAGGCACCCTTCAGTAAAagtcaaagagagaaagaagcggCTGGGTCAACTGACATatggaagaaaagagaagagaatatCACCTGGGTAATTATGTATACTTCTATTCTTAGTACAGGTCTTATGTTactaaaaaccttttaaaaattagACTGTTGTGTATGTATATGATGACATCTGTGCATAAAAACATGAGGGCATACATTTAAACTTTTTAAATGTAGCGTTTGAATCATCTCAAAGTATCAGGGAATGAAGCAAAATGAGATCACCAGTTCAAAATTCTGAGTTTCTATTAAAAACTGTGAACACTCCTAATAACAGATTAATAATTTCTCCAAATTCTTAAGTGAGCCCAGCCGAAGGGAAGCAACCATTTTTCATGAACCTACTTGCTTTTTCGACCACTCCGTGAATCTGTGGTTGATGAACTCAAAGTCTGAGATAATGTAGATGCCAAGGCAGATGATGAGTACCCAGCGGTATCCCTGGATAATGAAAATTCTCTTCCAAGTTGGAAGTCATTGTTCTTAAAAGCTTCATAACTCGCTTTTAAGCTAGacgttctccttccttccttcatctaAAAGAAAAGAAGCCATATTAATATATTATGCCGTTGCTAgtaaacatttaaagcatgctttGAACTATCTGTTGCATTTAAAAGAGTActcacatttccaacacttacagGAAATTATGGCTTGATCGTAATTACCCACATGCTCTAAGAAACCAAGCTGGATATTGTCTTGCATCCTATTTCAATGTGACTTACGCttaagtaagtgtgcacaggactgaGGCTGAATGCTGCAATTCTAAAGCCATTTATCTTTGAGTAAGTCTtactgccaacctggcagttcgaaagcacgtcaaagtgcaagtagataaatagggaccgctccagcgggaaggtaaatggcgtttccgtgtgctgctctggttcgccagaagcgtcaagctggccacatgacccggaagctgtctgcggacaaacgccagctccctcggcctatagagcaagatgagtgtgcaaccccagagtcggttacgactggacctaatggtcaggggtccctttacctttaagtcttaCTGAACTCAGCAGAGCATACTTTTGTACAGGTACGCACAGGATCACACTGCAAACCTTATGAAACACGTGCAAGTTCAATATGCTGGGAAGAGTTTTTAGAATGCACTATGTGAAAACAACTGCCTCCTTTTCTGTATAAACTTGTGCCATAAAAATTCAGTTTCTAAATACCAATCTAAACTAAATAAAAGTTGTCCAACTCAGACTGCAGGTACTTTAAGCAATGTATTTTGAATTCCTTACCTGTGCTGTGGCTtgcactgcctgagctgctgccATGGTAATAGCACCAGCTCCAGCTCCTGAAGATAATGAGCCCAGGTTATACGATGCCAATGGCTGAGAAGAATTTGCATTATATGCACTGTTGGATGAGGATGATGAATTACTGTTTCGACACCCTTGATGAACAAAGGGAACATATTTATATAGTCCAAAGTGAAAACTAAAAGTAGATTTAAATTTCAGAAAGCTGAAAACCAGCTGTGTCTACCAGTGAAAGTCAGCCCCTTCGTTAATGGACAAAAAGACTAACAGGATATAATGTTCTGTAAAACAACTTGGCACTGCTCTACTCTTCAGACGTTCCTATCTTTGTTTGCTCTCTTGCCCCAGAGCTAATGTGTAAAGCTTTAACCAActtgggccccaaatatctgaatgaCTGCCTCCATCCCTACTTCTTGGGTGTTACAAGATCAGAAGTGGAACTTTCTCCTGACAAGGTGCATCTGGTATCTTCGTTATACAGTTCCCATTAAATGCTGAAAATACACCACTCCACCCTGTCCTTTTGTTGCccgtttttcattttgttttttaaatccagcagtggggaaccttttaTGGCAAGAAAGACAGATCTTTATCTCCCTCACCCTGGTGGACAAAGCTGACAGGTGTGCGAAGCTGGTAAATGTGGCCTAGAGGATGGAAAAAGACAATGGAAGGATGGGTGAGGCATGTATATAATGAGAGAAGGTactgaatgataataataataataaataaccgaGAAGAGGTGGATAAACCCCCTCTACCTTCCAACAGTAGTTCTTCTCCACAGTAAACTCTCTTAGCTAAATTTATCACCCTCACCACTCCTGAGATGGGCAGGATACAGGGAGGAAGTATTTATAATTGGGGACTGAATGAATCTTGCCACTTCCATCCTCTGAGCCCAATGCAAGGTTGGGGAAAGGtgagtgatccccccccccccagttttcaaaaacaaagaaacaccaTCACAAGGACTAGAAAGCTGCTGTTGCAAGCATGGGTGGTAAGATTAAAGGAGGGATAAATTCCTTGTCCTTGCCTTGCTTCTGTCCTCCACCAGTAACAATTTTATTAGGGATCCACATACAGGGGTCTTACAACCAGAGCCCTGTTTAAAAATAGACTGTACCTGCCTGTCTTAAAAACAGCCTGTGGGAGCAATCCCATTAAATAGGTCAGGAAAGGGACTATCCTCCATTTGTATGCTTAAAACTTCACTTACACCTGACATTGTAATTACCTGGTGTATTTTCTTTAGAGGCATCTGAAGTGAGAGTTGACAGAAGAGCTTCAGACTTAAACTTCTTTTCAGGGACATGATCTGCTGCTGCATGGTGAGATGAGGGATTATGCTTCCGTTCTATACGAACAAACAAAAGACACTCTATTAATCCAAAAGTCAAACTTGGTGCTTTCTGCAAAGGGCTTATCACTACagaaggaaaaaaccacacacacatcatgaaaAGCACCATCACATTTCAGTCCAGGAGCTCTTTTCCACAGATATGGGTCACCAAACCTTTTGGACCAGTGAGCATATGTTGAATTTTGTGAGAACGCTGTGGGTGCACATGGCATAATACAGAATTTGAGAGAGATCACAGTCATGGCAAAGCTTTCTCCATATTATATTTCTATACTTGAAAAGCAcaacctgctgaatttctgcctgttatATTGTTCTTCTTCAcaccaaaacaaaagcaaaggttGCAACATTCAACTTACTTTCTACTGGGGTGTGTGAATGAGCGTGGTGATTGTTCAGTGGCTGTGATGGTGTATCCAGCTCCAAAGAACCTATTGGAAAGAGTGTTTAAGAATGAAATATAGTTATGACAACTTAGAAAGTTTTGTTATATGACACCATCCTTAAAATGCACACTGCATTTTCATCAGAAGAAGCTAGCACTATGAAATTAACCAGAGAGGTTTTTGTTCTTTATCCTGGTTTGCCACATTAATTTGCCATATTCAAGCCAATAGCCTCTTGAGTTCTGAAGAGAACAACCCTATCGCAGGGGCTTTTGAGGTCCAAAATCCACCTTCCTTCAGGGTGCTGCATGCCATTGGCAAaagacagaggcaaaagtggcagAGCAATGGACGTGACGCTTTACATCTGTacaacattccagccacacaaaggtCACACACGCTTCTTTCAATCCAAGCAAGCAATGGAatgatcacagttcaaggacacatcagGAGAAACACTCAAGAAGAGCACGGAGCAGGACTGGTGATCAGTGTGACCtgtgcagagggagagggagagccacATATGGCTCCAAAGCCTGAGGTTTTTACACTCTGTCCTACCAATATGAATGCAGAGAAGCAACAGATAAGACTTTCTTCAGGACCCAAGACTATTTTAATTCTTGACGCACACAGATAAGACAAACTTTAAAGATGGCTTGCAATGAAGCTTCAAATGGGTATCCTGTGAAATGTTCAGGAAACAAACTAAAAAGCAGCATTTAGCATCTATTAGACCATAGATTCTACTCTTGCTCATGCTACTGTGATGGGGCCCAAGGAAAAAAAATTGACCCAGTTTTAATAGTTATGATTCATTTTGACAAATGAGAAACAAAAGGAAACCCTTTATTGCTACAGCAGCAACAGAGTGTGATGTTATGTGCTGGCAAAATTATAATGACTGGAGAAGGCCACCAGGTATACTTACGCCTTTCCAATATTTCTGTAATCCCAGCGTTATCCGCCTCAAGTTCCATTTTAAATTTTGCTAATTCCTGGTCCAATTTTCTCAAGTGGCGGTCTACCTGATTTAAGAACACATGTTTTTTGACATGTCAGGCTATTTTTCATCCAGTTTATTACTTCACACAATCAAAAAGTTAATATGAAGTGTGGCAAACACcaaaactgtatttttttaaaaaatcacaaatgaGAATCTGTATAAAAGGATCCCTGGACATGAAAACATTAAGCTGAAAAAACCTCTAACGATGAAATCCTATACAGTTCTAATCAGAAATCAATCTTgttgagttcagtgaggcttactctaaAGTTAAGTGTATATTGTATACTGAGAAAAACTATTGAACAGTAAGCTATTTAATTCAATGGGCCTTCCTTTTGTGTGAATGTGTATTAAGATTGTACTGCTGAgaatatttaatcaatatgtaCATGTCAAAAACTTTTTCCtattaacaaaaaatataaaGTAAGATAGTGTAAAGCCTTCGGAGCACTGTGCTACAGAAACCTTCGAGTATAGGTGGCACCCAAATGCCTCCAAAATATGGCTGGAATTTAAACCCTACACAAGTAGGGTTCCACCTACTGCATTTATTCAAATGTAGTGCTCACCGTTtttagggtgtgcattagatttgatgccACATTTACATTctccagcaaatacttttttggtttcaaggttttgaaaattgaggtgtgcattagatccGATGGCACATCAGATTCGTGTAAATACGGTAGTTCCACACCATAAGAAAATTTTGATCTGGTTTCACAAACCACAGCTACCATCCCCTCTTGAAACTGTTAAAAGAGATTAGATGAAAGACCGCCAATTACAGATTCACAAATCCCACTATTTTGCACTCAAGGCTTTGAGATTGCCTAAGGCAGTGTTGGGGAGCATCAAGCCCACAGGCCAAACTTTGCTCACATTTGGTCTGCAAGGTTGCTTCTCCCAAACCATGCCCAcacctgtcacacacacacagctgccaaTGCACAATCAGGAGACTCTAGTGTGCTGGCAAAGGAAAACTGGTAAACCCCAAAGCCTTCTGGACTGGATACGCAAGGGAGTTTCCCATGTGTAACTTCCTCATGCACCAGATGTTTGCAGAAAGCAAGCTTCAGCTCTACCGCCATCAGCTGACAGGTGGTGAAGTAACACTTGTGTCACAGTACTAAGAGTGCAATCCTAATCCCACAAcactggcaggggaggggggaggacgcAGTTTAGGATGGTGAGTAGGTGTCTCTGCCAGCCTCTGCTGGTAGATAGCAGCATTGCTAGAGGGGTTGTGCCACAACCAAGGCCCTAGCTGCATTCCAGGGAGCAGAAAACTACCACCAGCAATTTTTCAGCTGGCGGTAGCAAGCAGAAAGTACTAACATGGGGCATTTTAGGGGCAGGGCACCGGtggctttagagcaggggtcggcaaactgcGGCCCTTGTGCTGCAAGATCCCATGGGGGcagtttaaccggcccacgagccacaTCCAAACTGAGCTGCCTGCTCGGTGAGTCACGGcccactgcgctaaaccagcgcagtgcagggactcacttctgcagcgccggaaattgtgtctgcacatgcccagacgccgGAAATTGCGCACGGGATCTCCACGGGACTTGACTGGCCCAGGCAGGtaaaaccttgccaaccccttgTTTTAGAGCCATTGGATTCAAAATCCTGCAGATGCCCTGGACCTAACTATCAGGCCCCTCAGCTATTTCAGCCTGGAGCTGGTACAAAGAAAAGGAAGACCAATCTCCAACCACATCCTGCCCTGGCTAGCATGAGATGTCATGAATTGTACTGGTGCATCTGCCATTCCACTCCTTCCCAGCTCCACTTAGGATTGATCTGCAAATGCCTTCATGGATTCGTATATGAAACTGCTTTTGcatgtaataatttttattatttcagcCCTTAAAACATTTAAGTGTACATACAAGCCAGTTAgcccaaagtttttttttaaaaaaaactataagcagaaaaatgcattacagtggtaccttggaagtcgaatggaatcagttccggaagtccattcgacttccaaaatgttccaaaaccaagccgcagcttccgattggctgcaggaagctcccaaagccaatcggaagctgcagaagctgcgtcagacatccaggttccaaagaacatttgcaaacaggaacactcctgggtttgcaatgtttgggagccaaaacgttaagactcacaaggcgtttgggatccaaggtaagactgtattatttatttttattatatttgtatactgccccatacccacaggtctcagggcagtacaCAGGATATAATCACAACATaaatacacaaaatacacaataaaaataaaaacaacccaataacgctCCCAGACACATTTTTAAAGTGTTGCAGAGTTATAAATGTTCACGCATACAAAAATGTTATAAGAAGTGTTAAGAAGAATGAGTGTTAACGTTTTAAAAGTCTGCAAGTTAAAAGTCCAGTAGCCAAGTTCGTTATTTTACTTACTAAGTCATAAATCTGATTGGCCAACTGTACTTTTTCATCTGCGTCTTCTAGGGCTTTATAGTAATcctgtttgggggggaaataaaagtaaaatactgTGAGAAATCATTTTTAGTACTACAAAATTATAATGAACTTGGATGACCatttatatacaaaaataaagAACTCTGAAGATAAACAAAGTTCAAAAGTTCTTGAAAAATCAGTTTCATGATAGGTGGATAAATGAAATGCAGGAGAATGTTTTGGCCATTTGGTCAAACATTTGTATGTTTATGATTTAACAATGTCGCTGAATACGGAGTTATCAAAATGACAGTTGAGAACATTATTTGATTTTATGGTTTAATATTATTCTTTAGCTCACCACATTCCCTTATTTTGAAACATGGAAGAGAAATTCAATATACCATATAATACCAATATTTCCCCAGAATAACAAAACATCAGAATggaagtttaaaaatattttatgtcTAGCAAAAATAATAACCATACCTGCGGACCAGAGCGCTTttcttgtgggggtggggaggcgagACAGCTCAAGGCTTATTGTCCTTGAAGACTGAAACATttagaggaagggccatagctcagttttTAAGATAAGAgcttctgctttccatgcagaaggtcacaggttatgtccctggcatctccaggtaaggctgagaatctctcctgcctgaaatcctgtagagctgctgctaccagtcagtgcagacaatactaagctagatcagtgtttcccaaccttttttgggcaaaggcacacttgtttcatgaaaaaaatctcgaggcacaccaccattacagccccgtgacgtcagcgcgcagcgtcacgccgggagggacgcacgaaagtgtaagtttcaattttttcccctcccccttgccttccttctgtgccaaccgccaaaaagccaagaaaaaagccaagactttagggcagcaggtcgacacggaagaagctcctacctaaggacaggtgcgacggccgtgtcctcttctgccacacttggcagccctgcctcacggtcgtgactcccaccctgatttctccccacaggtcgagcggcacaggcagcccaatgtgtccagcccagacacaagccccacttccccactctagatcctgaatgcgaccaagtgctctggactcccgagcagggtgggaaagaggactcgcatctggtagcctctggGCTCCTCGcttgctcgagggatggcattgcaggcaagctgccggccgtcgccatcgccgccccctcatgcgagtggacctgcccggagtggtgggccgggggaggctcgctctctgtggggatgtggcccgcacgcgcggccccgcttcctcctgcccagggctgagctccttacccgcgatctcggtctcgcgcacgcggatcccacttattctgaagctcgcgccactagccggggctctcacaccgtgccagggcgaggcggcgcggcccactgacgtcatcgcggctcgccgccgccctcgacttccctgttccctcccctccctcgggtcgccgtggttaccgaggactgcaagctgctcgggcgagcgtggggcattaagtgggagaaggaaaattaaaattaaaactcgcctgaaggccgcctctccggatatcttttgaattttttaattttcccgcggcacaccaggcaacgtctcgcggcacactagtgtgccgcggaacaccggttgggaaacactgagctagatacgaccaatggtctgacttggtataaagcttAGTTCCTATCAGACTGAAGGATGTTGCTCATACGTGGGACTTTTTGCATTTCAAATCCGATTTTCAAGGCCATGATTCATACAGTGCTGGAAATCCAGTCAAGTACCTGAGgtactcaggttacatacgcttcaggttacatacgcttcaggttacagactccgctaacccagaaatgcttcaggttaagaactttgcttcaggatgagaacagaaatcgtgctccggtggcatggcggcagcgggaggccccattagctaaagtggtgcttcaggttaagaacagtttcaggttaagaacagacctctggaacgaactaagtacttaacccgaggtaccactgtatttctttgcaGCTATTTCTTTTGGCGTCTTGATACTTGATGCTAACTTGATACTAAAGGCTCTTGATACTAATATTCCAAATAAACAGTACAACCAACATGACTTTAAGTCTGATTGCATTTATTTCTTTAGCACTATGTACAAGTCACTTGTCCATTTTCAGGTGAAGCAAGAAATCGGCTCTGAAAAAAAACTGCaagttgtgttttccatttttacagAACGGGAGCCACAATCTTCTATGAATTCATAGCTTTTTAAAAGCTCTGAGTAGATTGTGTGAGACTTGTAGTAGCATCAGAACTGATTGAATAGCCTAgtttggggtgttttgtttttgttttatttcttt
This region includes:
- the ING3 gene encoding inhibitor of growth protein 3 isoform X3, producing the protein MLYLEDYLEMIEQLPMDLRDRFTEMREMDLQVQNAMDQLEQRVNEFFMNAKKNKPEWREEQMTSIKKDYYKALEDADEKVQLANQIYDLVDRHLRKLDQELAKFKMELEADNAGITEILERRSLELDTPSQPLNNHHAHSHTPVEKRKHNPSSHHAAADHVPEKKFKSEALLSTLTSDASKENTPGCRNSNSSSSSNSAYNANSSQPLASYNLGSLSSGAGAGAITMAAAQAVQATAQMKEGRRTSSLKASYEAFKNNDFQLGREFSLSRDTAGYSSSALASTLSQTLSSSTTDSRSGRKSKNNNKSSNQQSSSSSSSSSLSSCSSSSALAQELSQQTAVIPESESNSQVDWTYDPNEPRYCICNQVSYGEMVGCDNQDCPIEWFHYGCVGLTEAPKGKWYCPQCTAAMKRRGNRHK
- the ING3 gene encoding inhibitor of growth protein 3 isoform X1 produces the protein MLYLEDYLEMIEQLPMDLRDRFTEMREMDLQVQNAMDQLEQRVNEFFMNAKKNKPEWREEQMTSIKKDYYKALEDADEKVQLANQIYDLVDRHLRKLDQELAKFKMELEADNAGITEILERRSLELDTPSQPLNNHHAHSHTPVEKRKHNPSSHHAAADHVPEKKFKSEALLSTLTSDASKENTPGAGAGAITMAAAQAVQATAQMKEGRRTSSLKASYEAFKNNDFQLGREFSLSRDTAGYSSSALASTLSQTLSSSTTDSRSGRKSKNNNKSSNQQSSSSSSSSSLSSCSSSSALAQELSQQTAVIPESESNSQVDWTYDPNEPRYCICNQVSYGEMVGCDNQDCPIEWFHYGCVGLTEAPKGKWYCPQCTAAMKRRGNRHK
- the ING3 gene encoding inhibitor of growth protein 3 isoform X2; amino-acid sequence: MDQLEQRVNEFFMNAKKNKPEWREEQMTSIKKDYYKALEDADEKVQLANQIYDLVDRHLRKLDQELAKFKMELEADNAGITEILERRSLELDTPSQPLNNHHAHSHTPVEKRKHNPSSHHAAADHVPEKKFKSEALLSTLTSDASKENTPGCRNSNSSSSSNSAYNANSSQPLASYNLGSLSSGAGAGAITMAAAQAVQATAQMKEGRRTSSLKASYEAFKNNDFQLGREFSLSRDTAGYSSSALASTLSQTLSSSTTDSRSGRKSKNNNKSSNQQSSSSSSSSSLSSCSSSSALAQELSQQTAVIPESESNSQVDWTYDPNEPRYCICNQVSYGEMVGCDNQDCPIEWFHYGCVGLTEAPKGKWYCPQCTAAMKRRGNRHK